Proteins encoded by one window of Streptacidiphilus sp. PB12-B1b:
- the gatA gene encoding Asp-tRNA(Asn)/Glu-tRNA(Gln) amidotransferase subunit GatA, with product MADLTTASDLTRATAADTAAAVAAGTVSAVEVAQAHLARIDAVDGKVHAFLHVDTEGALAAARAVDAKRAKGEELGPLAGVPLALKDVFTTKGVPTTAGSKILEGWIPPYDATVTRRLKEAGVVVLGKTNMDEFAMGSSTENSAFGPTGNPWDLSRIPGGSGGGSAAALAAYEAPLAIGTDTGGSIRQPGAVTGTVGVKPTYGTVSRYGLIAFSSSLDQGGPCARTVLDAALLHEAIAGHDPLDSTSIDAPVLPLAAAARLKDVTGMRIGVVKEFGGDGYQPGVMQRFHESVELLRSLGAQVVEVSCPAFSYALPAYYLIAPSEASSNLARFDAMRYGLRVGDDGTRSAEDVTALTREAGFGPEVKRRIILGTYALSSGYYDAYYGSAQKVRTLITQDFARAFADVDVLVSPTTPTTAFPIGERADDPMAMYLADLCTIPSNLAGNSAMSVPCGLAPEDNLPVGLQIIAPAMADDRLYRVGGAVEAALNDKWGHPLLEEAPAL from the coding sequence ATGGCTGATCTCACCACCGCCTCCGACCTGACGCGGGCCACCGCCGCCGACACCGCCGCGGCCGTCGCCGCCGGCACCGTCTCCGCCGTCGAGGTCGCCCAGGCGCACCTGGCCCGGATCGACGCCGTCGACGGCAAGGTCCACGCCTTCCTGCACGTCGACACCGAGGGCGCGCTGGCCGCCGCCCGCGCGGTGGACGCCAAGCGCGCCAAGGGCGAGGAGCTGGGCCCGCTGGCCGGTGTCCCGCTCGCGCTGAAGGACGTCTTCACCACCAAGGGCGTGCCCACCACCGCCGGGTCGAAGATCCTCGAGGGCTGGATCCCGCCGTACGACGCCACGGTGACCCGCCGGCTGAAGGAGGCCGGCGTCGTCGTCCTCGGCAAGACCAACATGGACGAGTTCGCCATGGGGTCCTCCACCGAGAACAGCGCCTTCGGCCCGACCGGCAACCCGTGGGACCTCTCCCGCATCCCCGGCGGCTCCGGCGGCGGCTCCGCCGCGGCGCTGGCCGCCTACGAGGCCCCGCTGGCCATCGGCACCGACACCGGCGGCTCGATCCGCCAGCCCGGCGCGGTCACCGGCACCGTCGGCGTCAAGCCGACCTACGGCACGGTCTCCCGCTACGGCCTGATCGCCTTCTCCTCCTCGCTGGACCAGGGCGGCCCCTGCGCCCGCACGGTCCTGGACGCGGCGCTGCTGCACGAGGCCATCGCCGGGCACGACCCGCTGGACTCCACCTCCATCGACGCCCCGGTGCTGCCGCTGGCCGCCGCGGCGCGGCTGAAGGACGTCACGGGCATGCGCATCGGCGTCGTCAAGGAGTTCGGCGGCGACGGCTACCAGCCCGGCGTCATGCAGCGCTTCCACGAGTCGGTGGAGCTGCTGCGCTCGCTGGGCGCCCAGGTCGTCGAGGTCTCCTGCCCGGCGTTCAGCTACGCCCTGCCGGCGTACTACCTGATCGCGCCGTCCGAGGCCAGCTCCAACCTGGCCCGCTTCGACGCCATGCGCTACGGCCTGCGGGTCGGCGACGACGGCACCCGTTCGGCCGAGGACGTCACCGCGCTGACCCGCGAGGCCGGCTTCGGCCCCGAGGTCAAGCGCCGGATCATCCTCGGCACCTACGCCCTGTCCTCGGGCTACTACGACGCCTACTACGGCTCCGCGCAGAAGGTCCGCACCCTGATCACCCAGGACTTCGCGCGCGCCTTCGCCGACGTCGACGTGCTGGTCTCGCCGACGACGCCGACCACCGCCTTCCCGATCGGCGAGCGCGCCGACGACCCGATGGCGATGTACCTGGCCGACCTCTGCACCATTCCGTCGAACCTGGCGGGCAACTCGGCCATGTCGGTGCCCTGCGGCCTCGCCCCGGAGGACAATCTCCCGGTCGGCCTGCAGATCATCGCCCCCGCCATGGCCGACGACCGGCTCTACCGGGTCGGTGGAGCGGTCGAGGCGGCACTCAACGACAAGTGGGGACACCCCCTGCTGGAGGAGGCACCCGCACTGTGA
- the gatC gene encoding Asp-tRNA(Asn)/Glu-tRNA(Gln) amidotransferase subunit GatC, whose protein sequence is MPGITREEVAHLARLSRLELKADELDHFAEQLNAIVDAVARVSEIAADDVPPTSHPLPLTNVMRADVVRPSLTPAEALAGAPAVEEQRFRVPQILGED, encoded by the coding sequence ATGCCTGGCATTACGCGCGAGGAGGTCGCCCACCTCGCCCGGCTGTCGCGGCTGGAGTTGAAGGCCGACGAGCTGGACCACTTCGCCGAGCAGCTCAACGCGATCGTGGACGCGGTCGCCCGCGTCAGCGAGATCGCCGCCGATGACGTACCGCCGACCTCGCACCCGCTGCCGCTGACCAACGTCATGCGCGCGGACGTGGTCCGCCCTTCGCTCACGCCCGCAGAGGCCCTCGCCGGAGCCCCGGCCGTGGAGGAGCAGCGCTTCCGCGTGCCGCAGATCCTCGGGGAGGACTAG
- the ligA gene encoding NAD-dependent DNA ligase LigA — protein MAAIEEDRVVADVPAEADDRVRHAELSQEIEDHRFRYYVNEAPVVSDAAFDALMRELEEIEERRPELRTPDSPTQKVGGSYSNDFAEVTHLERLLSLDNAFTDEQLDGWAERVERELAGRAYHFLCELKIDGLAVNLTYENGRLVRAATRGDGRTGEDITANVRTIAEIPDRLSDDGGHAVPELVEVRGEIYFPIEAFEELNAARVAAGEDPYANPRNSASGSLRQKDPRITASRPLHMIVHGIGARRGFDIDCQSHAYELLHAWGLPTARHNAVVSSLAEVKEFIARYGDRRHSVEHEIDGVVVKVDEIALQGRLGATSRAPRWAIAWKYPPEEVNTKLLDIRVNVGRTGRCTPYAVMEPVLVAGSVVEYATLHNQDVVKSKGVLIGDTVVLRKAGEIIPEILGPVVDLRDGTERAFVMPANCPDCGSELRPMAEGDIDLRCPNARSCPAQLRERIFYLAGRKCLDVEALGYVAATALTQPLEPAEPPLLDEGDLFDLTIEQLLPIKSVVRDMDTGLPKRDPETGEEKVVTFFANLKGEPRKTALALLENLEAAKQRPLARIIAGLSIRHVGPVAAAALAREFRDLDRIAAASEEELAATEGVGPGIAAAVTQWFAEDWHRDIIEKWRAAGVRFVEEGGQEEQGPRPLEGLVVVVTGTLADYTRDGAKEALQALGAKVTGSVSKKTDFVVAGDNPGSKYDKAVQLKLPVLDDAGFAVLLADGPEAARSVAAPIAAPVAEE, from the coding sequence ATGGCAGCGATCGAGGAGGACCGAGTGGTGGCCGACGTACCTGCGGAGGCAGACGACCGGGTGCGGCACGCGGAGCTGTCACAGGAGATCGAGGACCACCGCTTCCGCTACTACGTCAACGAGGCGCCGGTGGTCAGCGACGCCGCGTTCGACGCGCTGATGCGTGAGCTGGAGGAGATCGAGGAGCGCAGACCGGAGCTGCGCACCCCCGACTCCCCGACCCAGAAGGTCGGCGGCTCCTACTCCAACGACTTCGCCGAGGTCACCCACCTGGAGCGGCTGCTCAGCCTGGACAACGCCTTCACCGACGAGCAGTTGGACGGCTGGGCCGAGCGGGTCGAGCGGGAGCTGGCCGGGCGGGCGTACCACTTCCTGTGCGAGCTGAAGATCGACGGCCTGGCCGTCAACCTCACCTACGAGAACGGCCGGTTGGTCCGCGCCGCCACCCGGGGCGACGGCCGCACCGGCGAGGACATCACCGCCAACGTCCGCACCATCGCCGAGATCCCGGACCGGCTCAGCGACGACGGGGGGCACGCCGTGCCCGAGCTGGTCGAGGTGCGCGGCGAGATCTACTTCCCGATCGAGGCGTTCGAGGAGCTCAACGCCGCCCGCGTGGCCGCCGGGGAGGACCCGTACGCCAACCCCCGCAACTCCGCCTCGGGCTCGCTGCGGCAGAAGGACCCGCGGATCACCGCCTCCCGGCCGCTGCACATGATCGTGCACGGCATCGGCGCGCGCCGCGGGTTCGACATCGACTGCCAGTCGCACGCCTACGAGCTGCTGCACGCCTGGGGGCTGCCGACCGCCCGGCACAACGCGGTCGTCTCCTCCCTGGCCGAGGTCAAGGAGTTCATCGCCCGCTACGGCGACCGACGGCACTCCGTCGAGCACGAGATCGACGGCGTCGTGGTCAAGGTGGACGAGATCGCCCTGCAGGGGCGGCTCGGGGCCACCTCCCGCGCGCCGCGCTGGGCCATCGCCTGGAAGTACCCGCCGGAGGAGGTCAACACCAAGCTCCTCGACATCCGCGTCAACGTCGGCCGCACCGGCCGCTGCACCCCGTACGCGGTGATGGAGCCGGTGCTGGTGGCCGGGTCGGTGGTGGAGTACGCCACCCTGCACAACCAGGACGTGGTCAAGTCCAAGGGCGTGCTGATCGGCGACACCGTCGTGCTGCGCAAGGCCGGGGAGATCATCCCGGAGATCCTCGGGCCGGTGGTGGACCTCCGCGACGGCACCGAGCGCGCCTTCGTGATGCCCGCCAACTGCCCGGACTGCGGCAGCGAGCTGCGCCCGATGGCCGAGGGCGACATCGACCTGCGCTGCCCCAACGCCCGCTCCTGCCCGGCGCAGCTGCGCGAGCGGATCTTCTACCTGGCCGGGCGCAAGTGCCTGGACGTCGAGGCTCTCGGCTATGTCGCGGCCACCGCGCTCACCCAGCCGCTGGAGCCCGCCGAGCCGCCGCTGCTGGACGAGGGCGACCTGTTCGACCTCACCATCGAGCAGCTGCTGCCGATCAAGTCCGTCGTCCGCGACATGGACACCGGCCTGCCCAAACGCGACCCGGAGACCGGCGAGGAGAAGGTCGTCACGTTCTTCGCCAACCTCAAGGGCGAGCCCAGGAAGACCGCCCTCGCGCTGCTGGAGAACCTGGAGGCGGCCAAGCAGCGCCCGCTGGCCCGGATCATCGCCGGGCTGTCCATCCGCCACGTCGGCCCGGTGGCGGCGGCCGCGCTGGCGCGGGAGTTCCGGGACCTGGACCGGATCGCCGCCGCCAGCGAGGAGGAGCTGGCCGCCACCGAGGGCGTCGGCCCGGGCATCGCCGCGGCGGTGACGCAGTGGTTCGCCGAGGACTGGCACCGCGACATCATCGAGAAGTGGCGCGCGGCCGGCGTCCGCTTCGTCGAGGAGGGCGGCCAGGAGGAGCAGGGTCCGCGCCCGCTGGAGGGGCTGGTGGTGGTGGTCACCGGCACCCTCGCCGACTACACCCGCGACGGCGCCAAGGAGGCGCTCCAGGCGCTCGGCGCCAAGGTCACCGGTTCGGTCTCGAAGAAGACGGACTTCGTGGTGGCCGGCGACAACCCCGGCTCGAAGTACGACAAGGCGGTCCAGCTGAAGCTGCCGGTGCTCGACGACGCCGGATTCGCGGTGCTCCTCGCCGACGGCCCGGAGGCCGCCCGGTCGGTCGCCGCGCCGATCGCCGCGCCGGTCGCCGAGGAATGA
- a CDS encoding methionine synthase, whose translation MPGTDAREAAKTVTGSLGALPHLAELPARGPGADMTGRSLGLLVELFARVEPSGWRFGDRPGRDTRRARSWLGEDLDALEEFTQGWTGPLKVQAVGPWTLAASVELHRGEKALADPGAVRDLTASLAEGLRLHLAELRRRVPGAQPLLQLDEPSLPMVLAGQVPTASGWQRLRAIDRQVAEERLRGLVQALDVPVVVHCCAPQVPIGLLRRAGAAAVSLDAALLTERDDDAIGEAVEEGTVLLAGVVPSVGPALSDPAGSVSGVRTLWRRLGLDPALLARHVVVTPSCGLAGASPAYARQALSHSVIAAQSLADNPE comes from the coding sequence ATGCCGGGGACGGACGCCCGGGAGGCCGCGAAGACCGTCACCGGCTCGCTGGGGGCGCTGCCGCACCTGGCCGAGCTGCCCGCCCGCGGGCCGGGCGCCGACATGACCGGCCGCAGCCTGGGCCTGCTGGTCGAGCTGTTCGCCCGGGTCGAGCCGTCCGGCTGGCGCTTCGGCGACCGTCCGGGCCGCGACACCCGCCGCGCCCGCTCCTGGCTCGGCGAGGACCTCGACGCCCTGGAGGAGTTCACCCAGGGCTGGACCGGCCCGCTCAAGGTCCAGGCCGTCGGCCCGTGGACGCTCGCCGCCTCGGTCGAGCTGCACCGCGGCGAGAAGGCCCTGGCCGACCCGGGCGCGGTCCGCGACCTCACCGCCTCGCTCGCCGAGGGCCTGCGCCTGCACCTCGCCGAGCTGCGCCGCCGCGTGCCCGGCGCACAGCCGCTGCTGCAACTGGACGAACCCTCGCTGCCGATGGTGCTGGCCGGGCAGGTCCCCACCGCCAGCGGCTGGCAGCGGCTGCGCGCGATCGACCGCCAGGTCGCCGAGGAGCGGCTGCGCGGCCTGGTCCAGGCCCTGGACGTGCCGGTGGTGGTGCACTGCTGCGCCCCGCAGGTCCCGATCGGGCTGCTGCGCCGCGCGGGCGCGGCGGCCGTCTCCCTGGATGCCGCCCTGCTGACGGAGCGTGACGACGACGCCATCGGCGAGGCGGTGGAGGAGGGCACCGTCCTGCTCGCCGGTGTCGTGCCCTCGGTAGGACCGGCGTTGTCGGACCCGGCCGGTAGTGTCAGCGGTGTCAGGACGTTGTGGCGCAGGCTGGGGCTGGACCCGGCTCTGCTGGCACGGCACGTCGTGGTGACGCCCAGCTGCGGTCTGGCGGGCGCCTCCCCGGCCTACGCCCGGCAGGCGCTGTCACACAGCGTCATCGCCGCGCAGAGCCTGGCGGACAACCCGGAGTAG
- a CDS encoding SDR family oxidoreductase: MGTHLITGAGSGIGAAVAERLAERGEQLWLLARDAKRAAQLRERFPGSNTLIGDLGTPDRLSWALGQQTQPVELDSLLHIAGVVQLGTVGDLTTKVWNETLAVNLIAPAELTRLFLPTLRVSRGQVVFVNSGSGLAAHPEWGPYAASKHGLRALADALRGEEHGNGVRVTSVYPGRTATAMQQRVRSQEGLAYDADAYIAPESVAAAVLTALDLPRDAEITDLTVRPGR, translated from the coding sequence ATGGGTACACATCTGATCACCGGAGCCGGCTCGGGCATCGGCGCGGCCGTCGCCGAGCGGCTGGCGGAGCGCGGCGAGCAGCTGTGGCTGCTGGCCAGGGACGCCAAGCGGGCCGCGCAGCTGCGCGAGCGGTTCCCCGGGAGCAACACGCTGATCGGCGACCTGGGCACGCCGGACCGGCTCTCCTGGGCGCTGGGCCAGCAGACGCAGCCGGTCGAGCTGGACTCGCTGCTGCACATCGCCGGGGTCGTCCAGCTGGGCACCGTCGGGGACCTCACCACCAAGGTGTGGAACGAGACGCTGGCAGTCAACCTGATCGCCCCGGCCGAGCTGACCCGGCTGTTCCTGCCGACGCTGCGGGTCTCGCGCGGGCAGGTGGTCTTCGTCAACTCCGGCTCCGGTCTGGCCGCGCACCCCGAGTGGGGCCCGTACGCGGCCTCCAAGCACGGGCTGCGGGCGCTGGCCGACGCGCTGCGCGGGGAGGAGCACGGCAACGGGGTGCGGGTCACCAGCGTCTACCCCGGGCGCACCGCCACCGCCATGCAGCAGCGGGTCCGCTCGCAGGAGGGCCTGGCGTACGACGCGGACGCCTACATCGCCCCGGAGTCGGTGGCCGCCGCCGTGCTGACCGCGCTCGACCTGCCGCGCGACGCGGAGATCACCGACCTGACGGTCCGCCCGGGCCGCTGA
- a CDS encoding TIGR00730 family Rossman fold protein codes for MHITVFCSANDLDERYTKPAREFARLLGEHGHTLVWGGSHAGLMGAVADEAKAAGARLVGINVGMLAHRSYQHADELVMTEDLAARKALLLARADAVVVLVGGFGTLDEATEVVELKKHGQHDKPIVFLDTDGFYDGLRTQLRRMESEGFLPVAMDELVRFAADGAQALAYLEGCSG; via the coding sequence GTGCACATCACCGTCTTCTGCTCTGCCAACGACCTCGACGAGCGCTACACCAAGCCCGCCCGGGAGTTCGCCCGGCTCCTCGGCGAGCACGGCCACACCCTGGTCTGGGGCGGCTCCCACGCCGGGCTGATGGGCGCGGTCGCCGACGAGGCCAAGGCAGCCGGGGCCCGGCTGGTCGGCATCAACGTCGGCATGCTCGCCCACCGCAGCTACCAGCACGCGGACGAGCTGGTGATGACCGAGGACCTGGCCGCCCGCAAGGCGCTGCTGCTGGCCCGCGCCGACGCGGTGGTGGTCCTGGTCGGCGGCTTCGGCACGCTGGACGAGGCCACCGAGGTGGTCGAGCTGAAGAAGCACGGCCAGCACGACAAGCCGATCGTCTTCCTGGACACCGACGGCTTCTACGACGGGCTGCGCACCCAGCTGCGGCGGATGGAGAGCGAGGGCTTCCTGCCGGTCGCCATGGACGAGCTGGTGCGGTTCGCGGCGGACGGCGCGCAGGCCCTGGCCTACCTGGAGGGCTGCTCCGGCTGA
- the mnmA gene encoding tRNA 2-thiouridine(34) synthase MnmA — MNDFPGAPDATSTSLGGGRLRVLAAMSGGVDSAVAAARVAEAGHEVTGVHLALSSNPQSFRTGARGCCTLEDSRDARRAADVIGIPFYVWDLAERFREDVIDDFVAEYAAGRTPNPCLRCNEKIKFAALLDKAVALGFDAVCTGHYARILAGPDGARELHRAVDPAKDQSYVLGVLDAEQLAHAVFPLGDTPKELVRAEAERRGLAVAQKPDSHDICFIADGDTQGFLEQRLGTRSGEIVDVDGVRLGEHSGAYGFTIGQRKGLRIGHPAADGKPRYVLDISPVDNRVTVGPVEALDVSALTGVRPRWCGPAPVGPGAYSAQLRAHGEPVPVTAEVVDGELRVELAEAARGIAPGQAVVLYDGTRVVGSATIATTARPAMTG; from the coding sequence ATGAATGACTTTCCTGGGGCCCCTGACGCAACCTCCACCTCCCTCGGCGGCGGGCGGCTGCGCGTCCTGGCCGCCATGTCCGGCGGCGTGGACTCGGCCGTCGCCGCCGCCCGGGTGGCGGAGGCCGGCCACGAGGTGACCGGCGTGCACCTGGCGCTGTCCAGCAACCCGCAGTCCTTCCGCACCGGCGCGCGCGGCTGCTGCACGCTGGAGGACTCCCGCGACGCCCGCCGGGCCGCCGACGTGATCGGCATCCCCTTCTACGTCTGGGACCTCGCCGAGCGCTTCCGCGAGGACGTCATCGACGACTTCGTCGCCGAGTACGCCGCCGGACGCACCCCCAACCCCTGCCTGCGCTGCAACGAGAAGATCAAGTTCGCGGCGCTGCTGGACAAGGCCGTCGCGCTGGGCTTCGACGCGGTCTGCACCGGCCACTACGCCCGGATCCTCGCCGGCCCGGACGGCGCCCGCGAGCTGCACCGCGCGGTGGACCCGGCCAAGGACCAGTCGTACGTGCTGGGCGTGCTGGACGCCGAGCAGTTGGCGCACGCCGTCTTCCCGCTCGGCGACACCCCCAAGGAGCTGGTCCGCGCCGAGGCCGAACGGCGCGGCCTGGCCGTCGCCCAGAAGCCCGACAGCCACGACATCTGCTTCATCGCCGACGGCGACACCCAGGGCTTCCTGGAGCAGCGGCTGGGCACCCGCTCCGGCGAGATCGTCGACGTCGACGGCGTCCGCCTCGGCGAGCACAGCGGCGCGTACGGCTTCACCATCGGCCAGCGCAAGGGCCTGCGGATCGGCCACCCGGCCGCCGACGGCAAGCCGCGCTACGTCCTGGACATCTCGCCGGTCGACAACCGGGTCACGGTCGGACCGGTCGAGGCGCTGGACGTCAGCGCGCTCACCGGCGTCCGGCCGCGCTGGTGCGGCCCGGCCCCGGTCGGGCCCGGCGCGTACAGCGCGCAGCTGCGCGCCCACGGCGAGCCGGTGCCGGTCACCGCCGAGGTGGTCGACGGCGAGCTGCGGGTCGAGCTGGCCGAGGCCGCCCGGGGGATCGCCCCCGGCCAGGCCGTGGTGCTCTACGACGGCACCCGGGTGGTCGGCTCGGCCACCATCGCCACCACCGCCCGCCCGGCCATGACCGGCTGA
- a CDS encoding cysteine desulfurase family protein — MPYLDHAATTPMLPEAVLAMTAHLGGTGNASSLHAAGRRARRVIEESRETLAQALGARPSEVVLTGGGTESDNLAVKGLYWARRDADPARVRILCSPVEHHAVLDAVEWLERHEGARIDWLPVDRLGRVHPEALRDAVAANPDDIALITVMWANNEVGTVQPILELSAIAREFGIPIHADAVQAFGQLPLSFADSGLDALTVTGHKIGGPYGIGALVLSRAAAPVPLLHGGGQERDVRSGTLDVPAAAGFAAAAEIAVQRRPEYAPRVAALRDTLVAGVLAAVPDAVFNGDPGTEPGGRLPAGAHFSFPGCEGDALLMLLDARGIECSTGSACSAGVPQPSHVLLAMGVEPALARASLRFSLGHTSTGADVAALLEAIGPVVERARMAGAAAARR; from the coding sequence ATGCCCTATCTCGACCACGCGGCCACCACACCGATGCTGCCCGAAGCGGTCCTCGCCATGACCGCGCACCTGGGCGGCACCGGCAACGCCTCCTCCCTGCACGCCGCCGGCCGCCGCGCCCGCCGCGTCATCGAGGAGTCCCGCGAGACCCTGGCCCAGGCCCTCGGCGCGCGCCCCAGCGAGGTGGTGCTCACCGGCGGCGGCACCGAGTCGGACAACCTCGCCGTCAAGGGCCTGTACTGGGCCCGCCGCGACGCCGACCCGGCCCGGGTGCGGATCCTGTGCAGCCCGGTCGAGCACCACGCGGTGCTGGACGCCGTCGAGTGGCTGGAGCGGCACGAGGGCGCCCGGATCGACTGGCTGCCGGTGGACCGCCTCGGCCGGGTCCACCCCGAGGCGCTGCGCGACGCCGTCGCCGCGAACCCGGACGACATCGCGCTGATCACCGTGATGTGGGCCAACAACGAGGTCGGCACCGTCCAGCCGATCCTCGAACTCTCGGCCATCGCCCGGGAGTTCGGCATCCCCATACACGCCGACGCGGTGCAGGCCTTCGGCCAGCTGCCGCTCTCCTTCGCCGACTCCGGCCTGGACGCGCTCACCGTCACCGGCCACAAGATCGGCGGCCCGTACGGCATCGGCGCGCTGGTGCTCTCCCGCGCGGCCGCCCCGGTGCCGCTGCTGCACGGCGGCGGGCAGGAGCGCGACGTGCGCTCCGGCACCTTGGACGTCCCGGCCGCCGCCGGGTTCGCCGCCGCCGCCGAGATCGCCGTGCAGCGCCGCCCCGAGTACGCCCCCCGGGTCGCCGCGCTGCGGGACACCCTGGTGGCCGGTGTGCTGGCGGCCGTCCCGGACGCGGTGTTCAACGGCGACCCGGGCACCGAGCCGGGCGGCCGGCTGCCCGCCGGGGCGCACTTCTCCTTCCCCGGCTGCGAGGGCGACGCGCTGCTGATGCTGCTCGACGCCCGCGGCATCGAGTGCTCCACCGGCTCCGCCTGCTCGGCCGGCGTCCCGCAGCCCAGCCATGTGCTGCTGGCCATGGGCGTGGAGCCGGCGCTCGCCCGGGCCTCGCTGCGGTTCTCGCTGGGCCACACCTCCACCGGCGCCGACGTCGCCGCCCTGCTGGAGGCGATCGGCCCGGTCGTGGAGCGGGCCCGGATGGCCGGCGCCGCCGCCGCCCGGCGCTGA
- a CDS encoding IclR family transcriptional regulator has protein sequence MAQTVDRALVILASLAEGPASLEQAANRIGVHKSTALRLLRTLEEHGFVHRQSDYRYRLGGKLFSLAQLALESIDVRVVAAPHLADLNERCGHTVHLAVYEDGEVTYVDKLESRYPVRMYSRIGKRAPLTASAVGKVLLADLAEARRREVVEALEFPAYTARSLRTPGDLLTELELVRKQGWAVDRGEYEETVNCVAVPIRGVDGRTIAACSISTPTVVAPLASLRRLVPELLRTAEAVSQEYGGRADA, from the coding sequence ATGGCACAGACAGTGGACAGGGCCCTGGTGATCCTGGCCTCCCTGGCCGAGGGGCCGGCCTCGCTGGAGCAGGCCGCCAACCGGATCGGGGTGCACAAGTCGACCGCGCTGCGGCTGCTGCGGACGCTGGAGGAGCACGGCTTCGTGCACCGCCAGTCGGACTACCGCTACCGCCTCGGCGGCAAGCTGTTCTCGCTGGCGCAGCTGGCGCTGGAGAGCATCGACGTCCGGGTGGTCGCCGCCCCCCATCTGGCCGATCTGAACGAGCGCTGCGGGCACACCGTCCACCTGGCCGTGTACGAGGACGGCGAGGTGACCTACGTGGACAAGCTGGAGAGCCGCTACCCGGTGCGGATGTACTCCCGGATCGGCAAGCGCGCGCCGCTGACCGCCTCCGCCGTGGGCAAGGTGCTGCTGGCGGACCTGGCCGAGGCGCGCCGTCGGGAGGTGGTGGAGGCGCTGGAGTTCCCCGCCTACACCGCGCGCTCGCTGCGCACCCCGGGCGATCTGCTGACCGAGCTGGAGCTGGTCCGCAAGCAGGGCTGGGCGGTGGACCGGGGCGAGTACGAGGAGACGGTGAACTGCGTGGCGGTGCCGATCCGGGGGGTGGACGGCCGCACCATCGCCGCCTGCTCGATCTCGACGCCGACGGTGGTGGCCCCGCTGGCCTCGCTGCGCCGGCTGGTCCCGGAGCTGCTGCGCACGGCCGAGGCGGTCTCGCAGGAGTACGGCGGCCGGGCGGACGCCTGA
- a CDS encoding trimeric intracellular cation channel family protein, with protein sequence MTTSRLFSADVQQTLDLIGIFVFALSGGLLAVRKNLDIFGIAVLAEATALGGGLLRDLIIGAVPPAAFENRGYFFTPLVAALVVFFLHPEVARINNAVQTLDALGLGLFCVTGTAKAHDYGLGSVAAVVLGMVTAAGGGVIRDLLVGELPPSLLRWDRALYAVPALVGGTITALLIAAHSLGAVTGTAAALVAFAVRMLALRYEWRAPRAWHRGSASSGPEDA encoded by the coding sequence GTGACCACCTCACGACTCTTCTCGGCCGACGTGCAGCAGACCCTCGACCTCATCGGCATCTTCGTCTTCGCACTGTCCGGCGGTCTGCTGGCCGTCCGGAAGAACCTCGACATCTTCGGCATCGCCGTGCTCGCCGAGGCCACCGCGCTGGGCGGCGGGCTGCTCCGCGACCTCATCATCGGGGCGGTGCCGCCCGCCGCGTTCGAGAACCGGGGGTATTTCTTCACCCCGCTCGTCGCCGCCCTGGTGGTCTTCTTCCTGCACCCCGAGGTCGCCCGGATCAACAACGCCGTGCAGACCCTGGACGCGCTGGGCCTGGGACTCTTCTGCGTCACCGGCACCGCCAAGGCCCACGACTACGGCCTGGGCTCGGTCGCCGCCGTGGTCCTGGGCATGGTCACCGCGGCCGGCGGCGGCGTCATCCGCGACCTGCTCGTCGGCGAGCTGCCGCCCTCGCTGCTGCGCTGGGACCGCGCGCTGTACGCCGTGCCCGCGCTGGTCGGCGGCACCATCACGGCGCTGCTCATCGCCGCCCACAGCCTCGGCGCCGTCACCGGCACCGCCGCCGCCCTGGTCGCCTTCGCCGTACGGATGCTGGCGCTGCGCTACGAGTGGCGGGCGCCCCGGGCCTGGCACCGCGGCAGCGCCTCCAGTGGACCGGAGGACGCCTGA